A genomic region of Streptosporangium lutulentum contains the following coding sequences:
- a CDS encoding CU044_5270 family protein: MNEMTQLKRFRSEIPRRDLTELQTQENRLLAAIADQPSAGVERAVRRPRFTNRLRLGLTGLAVATVTAGTLTIVTDSEPDAPQTIHTMPMAASQVLKRAADNVGKTPELYPEPGQFLVFESQTMNPSAGQDRKGRPEIHLYRTKRKVWLPVEGDATGGVIESELLPPKPFPGRPLSPEASEDVGRHGPSKLADFDDRAEYLRSDYTYVSRLPTEPAKMYEHLYSHLGHNAQADTDAWGRVRDLLTEAYLPAAQRAALFRAAAAIPGVITVDNAVDAVGRKGIAAARVDPVIGERQEYIFDRKTYMYLGERSVVIDAAKAEAPVGSVLTSSAQLKVSVADHAPAVVDED; this comes from the coding sequence ATGAATGAGATGACGCAGCTCAAGCGGTTCCGCTCGGAGATCCCCCGGCGCGACCTCACCGAACTGCAGACTCAGGAGAACCGGCTGCTGGCCGCCATCGCCGATCAACCGTCCGCGGGCGTGGAGCGCGCCGTCAGGCGTCCGCGCTTCACCAACCGCCTGAGACTGGGCCTCACGGGGCTGGCCGTCGCCACGGTGACAGCCGGGACCCTGACGATCGTCACCGACTCGGAACCAGACGCTCCCCAGACCATTCACACGATGCCCATGGCGGCGTCGCAAGTGCTCAAGCGGGCGGCCGACAACGTGGGCAAGACTCCGGAACTGTATCCGGAGCCCGGCCAGTTCCTGGTCTTCGAGTCGCAGACGATGAACCCCTCCGCCGGCCAAGACCGTAAAGGACGTCCTGAAATACACCTGTACCGAACAAAACGCAAGGTCTGGCTACCGGTAGAAGGTGATGCGACCGGTGGAGTCATCGAGAGTGAGCTTCTGCCGCCCAAACCGTTTCCCGGTCGGCCCCTCTCACCCGAGGCCAGCGAGGACGTTGGCCGCCACGGCCCGTCGAAGCTCGCCGACTTCGACGACCGAGCAGAATACCTGCGTTCCGACTACACCTACGTGAGCCGTCTGCCGACCGAGCCGGCGAAGATGTACGAGCATCTCTACAGCCACCTGGGACACAACGCCCAAGCGGATACCGACGCCTGGGGGCGGGTCCGTGACCTGCTCACGGAGGCATACCTGCCCGCGGCGCAGCGTGCCGCCCTGTTCCGTGCGGCCGCGGCGATTCCCGGTGTCATCACCGTTGACAATGCCGTGGACGCGGTGGGCCGTAAGGGAATCGCCGCGGCGAGGGTCGACCCGGTGATCGGTGAGCGGCAGGAGTACATCTTCGACCGCAAAACGTACATGTACCTCGGTGAGCGCAGCGTCGTCATAGACGCGGCCAAGGCCGAGGCGCCGGTGGGAAGTGTGCTGACCTCCTCGGCCCAGCTGAAGGTCTCTGTCGCCGATCACGCCCCTGCCGTCGTCGACGAGGACTGA
- a CDS encoding NUDIX hydrolase: protein MTQRHQVTVDVHVILERQGRILLCLREGTGYADGLYCLPSGHLEAGETVVECAVREVREEVGVRIDPADLRPVTVVHHLSPEGEPRVGFFFAADVWDGEVVNAEPHKCGRVDWVPADRLPDNTVAYTAAGVALYLDGVGIGVHGWPGPEAA, encoded by the coding sequence GTGACGCAACGCCATCAGGTCACCGTCGACGTTCACGTGATCCTCGAACGCCAAGGCCGGATTCTGTTGTGCCTGCGAGAGGGCACGGGGTACGCCGACGGCCTGTACTGTCTGCCGTCCGGGCATCTGGAGGCCGGCGAGACGGTGGTGGAGTGCGCCGTCCGGGAGGTCCGCGAAGAGGTCGGGGTGCGCATCGACCCCGCCGATTTGCGGCCGGTCACGGTCGTCCACCATCTGTCGCCGGAGGGTGAACCCCGGGTCGGGTTCTTCTTCGCCGCCGATGTCTGGGACGGCGAGGTCGTGAACGCCGAGCCGCATAAATGCGGCCGGGTCGACTGGGTTCCAGCCGACCGGCTGCCGGACAACACGGTGGCGTACACGGCGGCGGGTGTAGCTCTTTACCTCGATGGTGTTGGCATCGGGGTGCATGGTTGGCCGGGACCGGAAGCGGCCTGA
- a CDS encoding acyltransferase domain-containing protein, producing the protein MDLDDTAARLGVPVEDVDRVHRLAGDRPSAPLPAKADAPALLDRLAVRPDDAAEIMAGWPDPDSPLWTPELRWLLDLSIALVRADLGGHGWLSPGPELPRERGPAWRHLYVYAYLALVDVVTGYHRDHGIADAVSWVTLADLGRNLAIDRRMHREGWPVMQSWLTLHARGGVYELGRLQHHRGGTTIDLHIPESGPMTPEAVAASLDEARAFFPRHFPDERYTAFSCGSWLLDPQLLEYLPGDSNIVLFQRRFELEPYEEPEGLDADVEVLRFVFRTLSTPLDRLPRRTVLQRAVIDHLKAGRHWHWRRGRFPIW; encoded by the coding sequence GTGGATCTGGACGACACCGCCGCCCGGCTCGGGGTTCCCGTCGAGGACGTCGACCGTGTGCATCGGCTCGCCGGCGACCGGCCGTCGGCTCCGCTGCCCGCCAAGGCCGATGCGCCGGCGCTCCTCGACCGGCTCGCGGTGCGGCCGGACGACGCCGCCGAGATCATGGCGGGCTGGCCCGACCCGGACTCTCCACTGTGGACTCCGGAGCTGCGCTGGCTGCTCGACCTCTCGATCGCCCTGGTCCGCGCCGATCTCGGGGGCCACGGCTGGCTGTCCCCCGGTCCGGAGCTGCCGCGCGAACGGGGTCCCGCCTGGCGGCATCTCTACGTGTACGCGTACCTGGCCCTGGTCGACGTCGTCACGGGGTACCACCGCGACCACGGCATCGCCGATGCCGTGTCATGGGTGACCCTCGCGGACCTGGGCCGCAACCTCGCGATCGACCGGCGGATGCACCGCGAGGGCTGGCCGGTCATGCAGAGCTGGCTGACGCTGCACGCGCGCGGCGGCGTCTACGAGCTGGGCCGGCTGCAGCACCACCGCGGCGGCACCACCATCGACCTGCACATCCCCGAGTCGGGGCCGATGACCCCGGAGGCGGTCGCGGCGTCGCTCGACGAGGCCCGCGCGTTCTTCCCGCGCCATTTTCCCGACGAGCGCTACACGGCGTTCTCCTGCGGCTCGTGGCTGCTCGACCCGCAGCTGCTGGAGTACCTGCCCGGGGACTCCAACATCGTCCTGTTCCAGCGGAGGTTCGAGCTGGAGCCCTACGAGGAGCCGGAAGGGCTGGACGCCGACGTCGAGGTGCTGCGGTTCGTGTTCCGCACCCTGAGCACGCCGCTCGACCGGCTGCCGCGCCGCACCGTGCTCCAGCGCGCGGTCATCGACCACCTGAAGGCCGGCCGCCACTGGCACTGGCGCCGCGGCCGCTTCCCGATCTGGTAG
- the cpt gene encoding chloramphenicol phosphotransferase CPT: protein MIIINGGSSSGKSGIVRCLQAVLPDPWLAFGIDSFVDAMPARMQASDEGIEIAADGGVSVGAGFRALEAAWIEGVVAMARAGAGVIIDDVFLGGASSQQRWQKALNGLDVLWVGVRCESAVAAGREVARGDRVQGMAALQADVVHDGVMYDLEVDTTHTESLVCARTIAARVS, encoded by the coding sequence ATGATCATTATCAATGGTGGTTCCAGCTCGGGAAAGTCCGGGATCGTACGGTGCCTGCAGGCCGTTCTTCCGGATCCGTGGCTGGCGTTCGGCATCGATTCATTCGTCGACGCGATGCCCGCGAGGATGCAGGCGTCGGACGAGGGGATCGAGATCGCGGCCGACGGCGGGGTGAGCGTCGGGGCGGGCTTCCGGGCGCTGGAGGCGGCCTGGATAGAGGGCGTCGTGGCCATGGCCCGTGCCGGCGCCGGGGTCATCATCGATGACGTCTTTCTCGGCGGAGCCTCGTCCCAGCAGCGGTGGCAGAAGGCTCTGAACGGGCTGGACGTGCTGTGGGTCGGTGTGAGGTGTGAGAGTGCGGTCGCCGCGGGCCGCGAGGTCGCACGTGGAGATCGGGTCCAGGGTATGGCTGCGTTGCAAGCGGATGTGGTTCACGACGGCGTGATGTACGACCTGGAGGTGGACACGACGCATACCGAGTCCCTGGTGTGCGCGCGGACCATCGCCGCCCGTGTCAGCTGA
- a CDS encoding helix-turn-helix domain-containing protein — protein MATSTARINEAKGILAARLRAIRADAGLTGRALASKTGMDHTKISKIENAVQMPNQADIKMWCRACEAEEQVVDLIAAAQNIEAMYTEWRRLEETGLRHVQSSFLPLYEKTRQFRVWQHSAVPGLIQTPDYVRAHLRAIIDFRGIPDDIDAAVAARLKQQEILRSGSRRFAFIIGEQALRTPVVEPGPMVVQIGRLAELTSGVANVSFGIIPSAARPPIMPPENFWIYDGDRVRVDTVPGQIQHKAPSDIAVYEKAFETLSGAAVYGEDARRLLETVAGKFNAT, from the coding sequence ATGGCGACCTCCACAGCCCGAATCAACGAGGCCAAAGGCATTCTCGCCGCCCGGCTCCGCGCGATCCGCGCGGACGCCGGGCTGACCGGTCGAGCGCTGGCCAGCAAGACCGGCATGGACCACACGAAGATTTCCAAGATTGAGAATGCCGTACAGATGCCGAACCAGGCCGACATCAAGATGTGGTGCCGAGCGTGCGAGGCCGAGGAGCAGGTGGTTGATCTCATCGCGGCCGCACAGAACATCGAGGCGATGTACACCGAGTGGCGACGGCTGGAGGAGACGGGACTTCGCCACGTGCAGTCGTCGTTCCTGCCGCTCTACGAGAAGACCCGCCAGTTCAGGGTCTGGCAGCACTCGGCCGTCCCGGGCCTGATCCAGACGCCGGACTACGTGCGCGCGCACCTGCGGGCCATCATCGACTTCCGGGGCATCCCCGACGACATCGACGCGGCCGTGGCCGCCAGGCTGAAACAGCAGGAGATCCTGCGCAGCGGCAGCAGGCGGTTCGCGTTCATCATCGGTGAGCAGGCCCTTCGCACCCCGGTGGTCGAGCCGGGGCCGATGGTCGTCCAGATCGGACGGCTCGCCGAGCTGACGTCCGGCGTCGCCAACGTCAGTTTCGGCATCATTCCCTCGGCCGCCCGGCCGCCGATCATGCCGCCGGAGAATTTCTGGATCTACGACGGTGACCGGGTCCGCGTCGACACCGTGCCCGGTCAGATCCAGCACAAGGCGCCCAGTGACATCGCCGTGTATGAAAAGGCGTTCGAGACGTTGAGCGGTGCCGCCGTCTACGGCGAGGACGCTCGTCGTCTCCTGGAAACGGTTGCAGGAAAATTCAACGCAACATGA
- a CDS encoding ATP-binding cassette domain-containing protein: MTATDEPPAGSAVLLEVRAVGKTFGGVIALRDVSTRVCAGEVTCVLGDNGAGKSTLIKILAGMHAPDSGEYLVDGVPVAFTSPRDALDRGIATLYQDLAMIPLMSVWRNFFLGSEPTLGRGPFRRFDVAGAKRVVREELRSMGIDIRDVDQPVGTLSGGERQSVAIARAVHFGARVLILDEPTSALGVKQAGVVLRYIARARDRGLGVVFITHNPHHAYPIGDRFLLLNRGAGLGEYGKADITPEELTSLMAGGAELEQLAHELSRGSPPPADDESSQ, encoded by the coding sequence TTGACCGCGACCGATGAGCCCCCCGCGGGCTCCGCCGTCCTGCTGGAGGTCCGGGCCGTGGGCAAGACGTTCGGCGGTGTGATCGCGCTGCGGGACGTCTCGACGCGGGTGTGCGCGGGGGAGGTGACCTGCGTCCTCGGTGACAACGGCGCGGGAAAGTCCACGCTGATCAAGATCCTCGCGGGCATGCACGCCCCCGACTCCGGCGAGTACCTGGTGGACGGCGTTCCCGTCGCCTTCACCAGTCCCCGGGACGCCCTCGACCGGGGGATCGCCACCCTCTACCAGGACCTGGCGATGATCCCGCTGATGTCGGTCTGGCGGAACTTCTTCCTCGGCTCCGAGCCCACGCTCGGCCGGGGGCCGTTCCGCCGCTTCGACGTGGCCGGGGCCAAACGGGTGGTCCGCGAGGAACTGCGGTCCATGGGCATCGACATCCGCGACGTCGACCAGCCCGTGGGCACCCTGTCCGGCGGCGAGCGCCAGTCGGTGGCCATCGCCCGAGCGGTGCATTTCGGCGCCCGCGTGCTCATCCTGGACGAGCCCACCTCCGCCCTGGGCGTCAAACAGGCCGGGGTCGTCCTGCGTTACATCGCCCGGGCCCGTGACCGGGGCCTCGGCGTCGTCTTCATCACCCACAACCCGCACCACGCCTATCCGATCGGCGACCGCTTCCTGCTGCTCAACCGGGGCGCCGGCCTCGGTGAGTACGGCAAGGCGGACATCACCCCCGAGGAACTGACCTCGCTGATGGCCGGGGGAGCCGAGCTTGAGCAGCTCGCCCATGAGCTGAGCAGGGGGAGCCCTCCGCCTGCGGACGATGAATCCTCGCAATGA
- a CDS encoding ABC transporter permease yields MTVADERLARIGVARRLLIRPELGAVVGAVVVFAFFASQSATFRSVEGVANWLDPASTLGIMAVAIALLMIGGEFDLSAGALTGTTGLIMVILATRYGLSIWAAMLVALVAALLIGFVNGLIVVRTKLPSFIVTLGTFLMLQGINLGVTKALTGTVQVSGLRRAEGYEEARALFAGTIPVGGTDFRVAILWWAGVTALATWVLTRTRAGNWIFAVGGDDQAARAVGVPAERTKIALFMTTAVAAWMVGSIMALRFTSVQANSGIGQEFVYIIAAVIGGCLLTGGYGSAVGAAIGAVIFGMADKGIVFAGWDADWFTFFLGAMLLLATLANRFVRRYAEEVRH; encoded by the coding sequence GTGACGGTGGCGGACGAACGGCTCGCCCGGATCGGGGTGGCCCGGCGGCTGCTGATCCGGCCGGAGCTCGGCGCGGTGGTCGGCGCGGTCGTGGTCTTCGCGTTCTTCGCGAGCCAGTCGGCCACGTTCCGCTCGGTCGAGGGCGTGGCCAACTGGCTGGACCCTGCCTCCACGCTCGGGATCATGGCGGTGGCGATCGCGCTGCTGATGATCGGCGGGGAGTTCGACCTGTCGGCAGGGGCGCTCACCGGCACCACCGGCCTCATCATGGTCATCCTCGCCACCCGGTACGGACTCTCGATCTGGGCGGCGATGCTCGTCGCCCTCGTCGCCGCCCTGCTGATCGGGTTCGTGAACGGGCTGATCGTGGTCCGCACCAAGCTGCCGAGTTTCATCGTCACACTCGGCACGTTCCTGATGCTCCAGGGGATCAATCTGGGCGTCACCAAGGCCCTCACCGGGACCGTTCAGGTCAGCGGCCTGCGCAGGGCCGAAGGATACGAGGAGGCGCGGGCCCTGTTCGCCGGGACGATCCCGGTCGGCGGGACCGACTTCCGGGTGGCCATCCTGTGGTGGGCAGGCGTCACCGCACTGGCCACCTGGGTGCTCACCCGGACCCGCGCGGGAAACTGGATCTTCGCGGTGGGCGGCGACGACCAGGCCGCCCGCGCCGTCGGGGTCCCCGCGGAGCGGACGAAGATCGCACTGTTCATGACCACCGCCGTGGCGGCCTGGATGGTCGGCTCGATCATGGCGCTGCGCTTCACCTCGGTGCAGGCCAACTCCGGCATCGGCCAGGAGTTCGTCTACATCATCGCCGCGGTGATCGGCGGTTGCCTGCTGACCGGTGGATACGGCTCCGCCGTCGGCGCCGCGATCGGTGCCGTGATCTTCGGCATGGCGGACAAGGGCATCGTCTTCGCCGGCTGGGACGCCGACTGGTTCACCTTCTTCCTGGGCGCGATGCTGCTGCTGGCCACTCTCGCCAACCGGTTCGTCCGCCGCTACGCGGAGGAGGTGAGACATTGA
- a CDS encoding sugar ABC transporter substrate-binding protein yields MKWTTGLVVAAMLGFSALTGCSGGQADGQGGGEPAGAATASGPAAAEGGTFAVITHAGSGDAFWDVVKNGAEAAGRRYGVTVSYQGDGDPARQSQLVDQAVSQKADGVVVSMANPDALKESVEKAVAAGIPVITINSGGDRSREFGAITHVGQSEEVAGRGAGEKLKAEGVSKLLCVIHEAGNVGLDQRCNGATAGLGGTVERLQVDVGNLADATSKIKARLQSDTSLNGVLTLNPAVAVAARDAIADGGSTAKLGTFDLSADVVTAIKDGEILFAVDQQQYLQGWLPITFLTLYKDNLNTVGGGLPVNTGPGFVTKDNAEQVAKLAESGTR; encoded by the coding sequence ATGAAGTGGACAACAGGGCTGGTCGTGGCGGCCATGCTGGGGTTCTCCGCCCTGACCGGTTGCTCGGGCGGGCAGGCCGACGGGCAGGGCGGCGGAGAACCGGCGGGCGCGGCGACCGCCTCGGGCCCGGCGGCGGCCGAGGGCGGTACTTTCGCGGTCATTACCCACGCGGGTTCGGGAGACGCCTTCTGGGACGTGGTCAAGAACGGCGCCGAGGCCGCCGGCAGGCGGTACGGGGTCACGGTGAGTTACCAGGGCGACGGGGATCCCGCCCGGCAGTCCCAGCTCGTCGACCAGGCCGTGAGCCAGAAGGCCGACGGCGTCGTGGTCTCCATGGCCAACCCGGACGCGCTGAAGGAATCGGTCGAAAAGGCCGTGGCCGCCGGGATTCCGGTGATCACCATCAACTCCGGCGGCGACAGGTCCCGCGAGTTCGGCGCGATCACCCACGTCGGCCAGTCCGAGGAGGTGGCGGGGCGCGGCGCGGGGGAGAAGCTCAAGGCCGAGGGGGTCTCCAAGCTGCTCTGCGTGATCCACGAGGCCGGCAACGTGGGCCTCGACCAGCGGTGCAACGGCGCGACCGCGGGGCTGGGCGGCACGGTCGAACGGCTCCAGGTGGACGTGGGCAACCTCGCCGACGCCACCTCCAAGATCAAGGCCCGGCTCCAGTCGGACACCTCCCTCAACGGCGTGCTCACCCTCAACCCGGCCGTGGCCGTGGCCGCCCGTGACGCGATCGCCGACGGCGGCTCCACCGCCAAGCTCGGCACCTTCGACCTGTCGGCCGACGTGGTCACCGCCATCAAGGACGGCGAGATCCTGTTCGCGGTGGACCAGCAGCAGTATCTCCAGGGCTGGTTGCCGATCACCTTCCTGACCCTCTACAAGGACAACCTCAACACCGTCGGCGGGGGCCTGCCGGTCAACACCGGACCGGGGTTCGTCACCAAGGACAACGCCGAGCAGGTGGCCAAGCTCGCCGAGAGCGGCACCCGGTGA